Genomic window (Pyrus communis chromosome 13, drPyrComm1.1, whole genome shotgun sequence):
AGCAAAGCTAACTACAAAGATCTACACAAAATTGTCCAATGGTAATCGAAAAATTTATATCATACAGGATGGGAGGGAGACTTTTCGACAACTGAAGGCAAATCATAGTTGATGCCCTTGATGGCATGGTGCTTAAAGATTATCATGTTTAAGAATAGTACCGTTGCCACCACCCACATCTACCAGTGTACATAGACCTTCAAAACTCGTATAAATCTCCAGAATCTCCTTAAAAATGAGGTTCAACTGTTTCATTGAGTCCTTAAAAATTCCACCAAGTATGTCATCCCTACCAATGTAATCCACCACATTCATTCCATAGGCCTTGCTAAATGGGAGTCCTCCTTCTAGAACTACATCTTTCAAATGGAACCTGCAGGAATGGCGACATATGAAGATGACTGCACTgatgcaaaataaaagaattttgTTTGGTTCTTTACTTGCAAATCAATCATAGTTTGACACGTATACATAAATAACTCGTTTATAACACAACATGAAAGTTTTTGCACACGTGTCAGACTgtaagttaaaacaaaattgattaaaTTAACAGGGTTTTGTAAAAGGTTGTACTAGTATTGGTGCCAGAGACACAAATTGAGTAATGGTGCCAGAGACACACCATCCTGATACGTTTGCCAATTGCATAGCATATTGGGAGTGACCTTCCTCTTCTCCATTAACGTTGGATATTTTCagctttcttttccttctttggagttttgattgtttgtttggATTGCTGGTTTATATTGTTGTGAAATTTTATATAGGCATGAGAGGTGAAAAGGGTTTCAAATTCATCACGATTCTGAAATTTCTTAGTTGCTAGATGAAGAGCTTGTGCATGAGACTAATCTGTTTTCGTGTAACTTCCATTTTGGGGGCTTGATTGCACCATTTTATACTTAAAATTGGTTTTCTTCCAGAAGACGAAATCATAGCACATGGCAATCCGTGATTGGATAGAGTGAGGAGCTCCTCAAGTTATGGCCTTGAGCCAAGTACTGTATGATTCTCAAATAACTTTATTATTATAGCAAATTTGAATGGACATCAAGAATATCGACATCAAGGTGATGCTTTATTAGTaacttaaaaatgaaataaaaaataaaaatagttccAATATCTATTTCGGCTAAATAGACATACTACTGAAAAGATAAGACATCTCAACACTCAAAGTAAAGTGAACCATTTTTTTGAGGTCATTTGTGTACTTGTTCAAAGCCAGTGACATAAAATCGCATGCACATGTTCAACGGTTCAAGTGGGTTTTAACAAGTCTAAGCAACACTCAGTCGCAAGCCCTTTATTCCAAAATTTCTCGTAGTACTCGGCATATGTGAAGTTTCTGTACATGGCTGGGTTGTCACGTTTGATGAGCTCCTCGGCAGGCCCAATTACTGCATCTGGTGATGGACAGTAGAAAGTTGGGATCGATATTCTCTGAGTTACAGTTCACCACAGCTCTATGGAGCACGCTCCAGTACCGATTGTTGCTAATTACCTGATACCAAATAAAATggtaaaaaagttcaaaaatcaATTACAAATTTTACTCGTGTGTCACAAAAACTGTCCATCTACTTGGACAAGTCCCCCTTGCTAGGGATAAATGAGCTTAACTATCTTGAGAATGATGCCGCTATCTATTATTTCCCTCTAATGTAACTAATCAGGTGATAACAAAGATAAAGAATTCAATATTTCACACTATGACAGGAACATTTTATCCCTAGCTAAAGGAAAATATATGGGGGATTTTCAAGCATGCTCTTAGAAATTGTATGCACCGGATGATCTTTTGGCCATTGAATCCTTGGTCAACAATCCAATAACCAAAAATCACGTACGATAAAATATACTGAAGCATAGTAGAATTGGTTTTTTGTCATTAGATCCTTCATCTAGGATCCATTAATTGACGAATATCTAATGACCAAAAATCTTGTTTGATAAGATACAccgaaacataataaaattagaatatAGTACTTACCTGCATCATATCACCAACATTGACAATGAAAGTGTTGGGAATAGGGTTGACAGCAACCCACTTGCCATTCCTAAGGACCTGCAATCCAGGCACTTCATCTTAGAGAAGGATGGTGATTAGATTGCCATCAGTATGTCCAGGCAATCCTTAAGTCAGCTCTGGCTGTGGACAAAGTGGATAGTAATTCAAAGCCATATGCTGACCTTGCTTCCCCATTGCCTTAAACAGAATAGTTCTTTTCCAAGCCCAAACTCTCTGATATGGCCTCAAGCAATCTCAGCACCAATCCTCTCACATTTGTGCAGTACTCACCCACTTGCTCCCTCTGAACAAAGTGCAGTTCATTCAGTTGTGTGACTTAGATGTAATTAATTAGAAACAAATGAACTTGTCTACGACTATGCTCTCCTGTTAGACTGGAACTTAGATCATTGGTCAGTTTGATGTTTGACAAGATGTATATATAGTTCATATTCAAAGTTTGACAAGATGAACATTTGTTTAGCAACGTAAGCCTGACAAAAGAACGTTAGTTTGAGACGATGATAAAGGCTGCCCTTATTTAACTAAACTAATAGATTCAATTGGACAATATTCTCTTGTTAGACTGTGTATGCGTGCTCAGATTCACATCTTAACAATATAATAAGTCTGGTTAGAAAACGCTAGTTGGTTTGAATATTTAAGTACTAGCATAAGATGATGAAAAAGAAGGCATCCCTATTTACCTGAACAATGGGAGATTGTTAGGCCATTCTTGGACATAGTCTTGAAGAGGGTAGCAATGGAGCCTAAGGAAGTCCCTCCAGTTGGACAGTTTTTCAGTCCTGACGTTGAAACTGGTGGAGAGCCTGGTTGTCTTAGAAGGGTCATCTGAGTACATCTTCAACCTTTCGCTCTCTGGTAATTGGAAAATTTCTCTTGCTATATTCGACATGTTTTTTATCATTATCTCTGGAACTCCATGGTTTTTCACCTGATATGAAAAGGTTGGTGTATAATTTATTCGTAATATATAGTAGTTAGTACTCATATTCATACTAAACATGTAATTAAGTATAAGGTGATGGgataatatatatgtaaataaGGAGAAACAAAGGCACTAATCAACAGGGTATGCAGATAGACAAAATAGGTGTCGAAATCATTTGCCGaagtatacatatacatatgtgtgtTTTAATTGTTACCTGAAAGAAACCATCAGTCTGGCATGCTAGACCAATCTGTTTGATAATACCCGAGTGCGTTGGGCCATGGAGGTCCTTGAGATCAATTAGAGGAATGGAGGAGGCATCTGATACCTGAAAATCAGTGAGATTTGGACGGTCGGAGATGGGTCTGATGTAGTTTGAAAGGATATGGTTCACACCAGACATGAGGTCTGTAAGCAGTAGGTTTGTTGTGGTGGCCATTTTGCTTACGACTGAAGAGAAAAGTTGCAAAACTGTAGATTTGGTGAATGGGGCTTTGGATCCCTAtccctatttatagaatatGAGTTGGGGGTTTAGCTGTTCTAGTTGTCAGATCGGCATGCCCACCACCTCCTCACTATGGACTGCAGACAGATTTGTCTGAGGTAAGCAAATGACGTCCTTCTGCTATGTCATTCTCTAATGCAATTTGTTAGTTTAAAGGAAATATTTAATCAGATGTCATATTGGGGAGTTCTGTTTTGAAGTGAGATAACTTACGGCTAAAAATACTTAATTTCATTTCacatagttttgttttttttatttcaaaaacttaagaaaaagttgaataaAGCCGGAGTGTGCATAACTTCTGTTTTGGGAACTTGGCTGCACCATTTTATATTTAAAGTTGATCTTCTTCTAGAAGACGGAATCATAACATATGGCAACGTATGAGTGGATGGAGTAAGGAGCTCGTTAAGTTATGGCATTGGGAGTATGATTCTCTTCCCTTCTAGTTTTTCTTCCATCatcttctatttgaacggttatgATTAAATCATGTCAACGTTTTATGTTAGTTTTTTAATAGCcagaaaaaggacaaaaaacaatatgtgAGAAGAGGGGGAGGGAAAAGAATGGAAATAGAAGGAAATAATGTCCTAAAGTATGTAAAATTCTCAAATAACTTTATTACTGtagcaaattcaaattcaaatggaCATCAACAATATTGACATAATAGTGATACTTTATTGATTCTAATGTAAATTACATACTTTTTATTTTCGTATTTATTCTTAaacttaaaaatgaaataaaaaatagaaatagtTTCAATATCTATTTTAGGTAAATAGACATactattgaaaatataaaacatctcaacacacaaactaaagtAGAGCATTTTTTGGGGTCATTTGTGTTCTTGTCCAAGGCTAGTGACATGAAATTGCACGCACATGTTCAAGTGGGTTTAAACAAGTCTAAGCAGCACTCAGTTGCAAGTCCTTTATTCCAGAATTTCTCATAGTACTCGCCATATGTGAAGTTCCTGTACATGGCTGGGTGATCATAGTTGATGAGCTCCTTGGCAGGCCCAATTACTGCATCTGGTGATGGACAGTAGAAAGTTGGAATCGATATTCTTTCTGAGTAACAGTTTACCACAGCTCTATGGAGTACACTCTTGTACCGATTGTTGCTAATTACCTGATACCAAATAAAACGGTAACAAtgttcaaaatcaatttcaaattttaatcgtGTCACAAAAGCTTTATCCCTCTGCTTGGACAAGTCGCCTTTGCTAGGGATAAATGAGCTTAACTATTTCAGAAGTGATACCATCATCTATTATTTCCTGTCTCATCTAACAAATCAGgtgagaaaaaaaacaaaaaaaaatcaagatttcACGACGTGGGGGGATTTTCCAATATGCTCTTAGAATTTGTATACCCCATATGATCTTTCGGCCATTGGATCCTTGGTCAACAATCCAATAACCAAAAATCAATTAAGATAGAATATATTGAAGCGTAGTAGTATTATTTTTTAGTCATTAGATCCTTCATCCATGATCCATTCACCAAACTAATGACGAAATTTTGTATGATAAGATATACCAAGACATAATAAATTTAGGATATAGTATTTACCTGCATCATATCACCAATATTGACAATGAAAGTGTTGGGAATAGGGTTGACAGCAACCCACTTGCCATTTCTAAGGACCTGCAATCCAGGCACTTCATCTTGGAGAAGGACAGTGATTAGGTTGGCGTCAGTATGTCCAGGCAATCCAAAAGTCAGCTCCGGCTGTGGACAAGGTGGATAGTAATTCAAAGCCATATGCTGCCCTTGCTTCCCCAATGCCTGAACAATACAGTTCTTTTCCAAGCCCAAACTCTCTGATATGGCCTCAAGCAATCTCAGCACCAATCCTCTCACATTTGTGCAGTACTCACCCACTTGCTCCCTGTGAACAAAGTGCATCTCATTCAGTTGTACGACTTAGATGTAATTAATTAGAAACAAATGCACTCGTCTACA
Coding sequences:
- the LOC137713736 gene encoding protein DMR6-LIKE OXYGENASE 2-like, coding for MAPTTNLLLTDLMSGVNHIPSNYIRPISDRPNLTDFQVSDASSIPLIDLKDLHGPTHLDVIKQIGLACQTDGFFQVKNHGVPEIMIKNMLNIAREFFQLPESERLKMYSDDPSKTTRLSTSFNVRTEKLSNWRDFLRLHCYPLQDYVQEWPNNPPLFREQVGEYCTNVRGLVLRLLEAISESLGLEKNCIVQALGKQGQHMALNYYPPCPQPELTFGLPGHTDANLITVLLQDEVPGLQVLRNGKWVAVNPIPNTFIVNIGDMMQVISNNRYKSVLHRAVVNCYSERISIPTFYCPSPDAVIGPAKELINYDHPAMYRNFTYGEYYEKFWNKGLATECCLDLFKPT